The bacterium DNA segment CCAGCGCGCGCTCCTCGGGCACGGCGATCTCCATGTGCAGGAACTTCTCGCGCTCTCCCCGGCGCATGGCCAGCACGCGGTGCCCGGGCGCCGTGCGCACCGGCTCCTGCCAGTCGAAGTAGTCGCGGAACTTCGCACCTTCCTGCTCCATGCCGCGCGCCACGCGCGAGATCACCTGGCCCTGGTCCAGGTAGAGGGCGCGCAGCTCGGCCCGCACCTCGGCGTTCTCGCTCACCGATTCGGCGATGATGTCGCGGGCGCCGGCCAGGGCCTCGTCGGGGCCGGGCACCTCCTTCTCCGGGTCGACATGTGCCTGGGCGCGGGCGACCACCTCGGCCGCTGTCGGGCCGGCCGTCGCGCCCGCCGCCGCCTCCAGCAGCCACTGCGCCAGCGGCTCGAGGCCGCGTTCGCGCGCAATGGTGGCCCGGGTGCGCCGCTTGGGGCGGTACGGCAGGTAGAGATCCTCGAGGGCGGCCAGCGTGGCCGCCGCGTTGATGCCGCGCCGCAGGTCGTCGGTCATCAGGCTGCGCTCGTCGAGCGACTTGATGATGGCCTCGCGCCGCTTGTCCAGTTCGGCCATCTGCTCGAGCCGGTCGCGGACGGCGGTCACCGCCACCTCGTCCAGGCCGCCCGTCGCCTCCTTGCGGTAGCGGCTGATGAACGGGACGGTGGCGCCGTCGTCCAGGAGTTCGGCGGTCGCCAGCACCTGGCGCGCGGGGACATTCAGCTCGACGGCAATGGCCTGGATATGGGTCGCGTTCACGCGGGGACTCCCCGTGTTGCATGGTCGGGGGGCGGCGGCGGCCTGTATCGCCCGTGGCGGGCGCGCGGCAGGATGCGCGACGGCGGCCCGGGACGCAAGGGTCTATCGCCGGGGGCGCCGGGAGCGCAGGCCGGCCGCGGATTCCGGGTGGACCGCGCCCCGCCGGCGGGCGATAATCCCCTGCCGGCGGGCGTCACCCACCGCGCGCCGCAACCGGAAAGGCCGCAGGTACCATGCAGAACGTCATCTCCTTCTTCGGCATCTTCGTCCTGATGCTGATGGCCTGGCTGATCAGTTCCGATCGCCGCCGCTTTCCCTGGCGCGTGGCCGCCTGGGGATTGGGACTGCAGTTCAGCCTGGCGCTGCTCCTGCTGCGGACGCCGTGGGGCGACGTTGTCTTCGGGTTCGCCCGCGACTTCATCACCCGCATCCTCGGCTTCACCGACGCCGGCGCCTCGTTTCTCTGGGGCGGCCTTTACCGGAGCAGCCCCGAACTGGTGGCCAACCTGGGCCCGAGGGCGGCTACTGGCAGGTGACCAACTCGGTCACCGGACAGCTGACTTCGATCGGCACCGTCTTCATCATGCACGTGTTGCCGACGATCATCTTCTTCTCGTCGCTGATGGCCGTGCTCTACCACCTCGGGGTCATGCAGAAGCTGATCTCCGGCATCGCGCGCATCATGCAGAAAACGATGGGAACAAGCGGCAGCGAGACGCTGTCCTGCTCGGCGAACATCTTCGTGGGCCAGACCGAGGCGCCGTTCGTGATCCGCCCCTACCTGCCCACGATGACCAACAGCGAGATCATGGCCGTGATGGTGGGCGGCTTCGCCACCGTGGCCGGCGGCGTCATGGCGGCCTATGTGAGGTTCGGCATCGACGCCGGCCACCTGCTTGCCGCCAGCGTGATGTCGGCGCCCGCGGCGCTGGTGGTCGCCAAGATCATCCTGCCCGAACGGGAAGTATCGCCCACACAGGGCGCGGTGACGCTCCAGATCCCCAAGGAATACGCCAACGTCCTGGATGCCGCGGCCGGCGGCGCCAGCGTGGGCCTGAAGCTGGCCGCCAACGTGGGCGCGATGCTGCTGGCCTTCATCTCGCTGGTGGCGATGGTCAACTACGGGCTGGGCTTCGCGCACACCTCACTGGGGGCCATCCTCGGCTGGGCGTTCTCGCCGTTCGCCTGGGTGATGGGCGTGCCCTGGTCCGAGGCCACCTCGTTCGGCGCCCTGCTCGGCACCAAGATCTCGGTGAACGAGTTCCTGGCCTACATCCAGCTGGCCGACGTCAAGGCAGCCGGCACGATGTCGCCGCGGAGCATCGTCATCGCGACCTACGCGCTGTGCGGGTTCGCGAACTTCAGCTCGATCGCGATCCAGATCGGCGGCATCGGCACCCTGGCGCCGTCGCGGCGCGCCGACGTGGCCCGGATGGGGCTGAAGGCGATGATCGGCGGCGCGCTGGCGTCGTGGATGACGGCGGCGATCGCGGGCGTGCTCACGCCCTAGGCAAGATCGCGCGCACATTTTGTGCAGATCAGTGGCCGGCGCCCTCGCCGGCCACCGTTTTCAGCAGGGCGCTGAAATCGAGGTTACCGTCGCCGGCGGCCAGCGCGCGGCCGTAGGTGGCAGCGACGGCAGCGGCAATCACCGGGTCCACGCCCGATCCCCGCGCCAGCTCCGCACGCCAGGCCCAGGTCCTTGCTCATGTGCTTCAACGGGAAGGCCACGCCGAAATCCTGCGCCAGCATGCGCGGACCCTTGCCGCGGAACATCGGGTTGGCGACGGCACCGGCGTCGAGCACCTCGAGCAGCACGTTCGGCTCCAGCCCCGCGGCGCGCGCCAGCACCAGCCCCTCGCAGAATGCTCCCATCATGCCGCCCATCACCATGTTCACGACAAGCTTGAGGCGGGCTCCGTTGCCGACCTCGCCGAGGAACAGGCGCTTCCTGCCGAGCAGGTCGAGCGAGGGCGCGACATCGTCGTACAGGGAGGCATCGCCCGCGGCCAGGATCACCAGCGCTCCCTGCTCGGCCGGCTGGCGCGAGCCCGAGACCGGCGCCTCCAGGAACCGTGCGCCGCAGGCGGCCACAGCCGCCGCGATACGGGTGCTGGTTGCCGCATCCACGGTGGACATGTCCACATAGCCGCTGCCTGCGGCCAGTCCCTCGCAGATGCCGGCGGGGCCGCAGGCCACCGCCAGGGCCGCCGCGGGATCGGCCAGCATCGCGAACGTGATGTCGCTGGCGGAGGCCACTGCGGCGGGCGTTGCGGCGACTGCAGCCCCGGCCGCGCGCAGCGGCTCGCAGGCGGCAGGGGTGCGGTTCCAGACGGTCAGCGCGTGACCGCCCCGCACCAGGTTCAGCGCCATGGGCCGCCCCATGATGCCCAGTCCGACGAATCCCAGTTTCATGTCGTCTCGCCCGTTCCGTAGGAGCCGCCCGGTTCCGCAGCGTGGGGTTGCACCGCGTATCGTGCCACGACCGGATGCCCTGCGTCAAACCTGGCGGCAGTCCCGGGCACATACTTGTTCCTGCGACGGCGATGCGTGCCCTATTCTGGGCCTGCTCCCGCCGCCGCCCGCAGACGCCCAACGGAGGCCCCGCCCATGACCCGCTCCCTGGCCGAGCTCCGCTGCTCCCCCAATGCGCTGGCCCCGCATTACACGTCGTTCAACGTCGCCGGGCGCCTGCTGCTGACCGGGCACTCGCACCAGGCCTGGCCGGACGCGGGGTTTGCCGCCCAACAGGAAGCCTGGCTCGATGCAGCCCGGTACGTGGACGACAAGTGGGAACACGCCTTCGATCGCGTGCAGCGGGTGCAACGCGGCTACGCGGCCCTGCTGGCGGATGACGACGGCGACATCACCCTTGCGGCCAACACGCACGAACTGGTGGTGCGCTTCCTGTCGGCCCTGCCCCTGCGTGAGCGACCACGGCTCGTCACGACCGACGCCGAGTTCCACACGATCCGGCGCCAGCTGGACCGACTCGGCGAGGAACGCCTGGTCGAAGTGGTGAAGGTTCCGGGGTACCCTGCCGCAGCCGCGGCGGAAAGCCTGGCATCGCAGGTGGACGACCGCACGGCGGCCGTGCTGGTCTCGGCCGTGTTCTTCGAGCGCGGCGTCATCGTGCCGGGCCTGGGCCGCCTGGCCGCCGCCTGCGCGCATCACGGCGCCGCGCTGCTGGTCGACGCCTACCATGCCCTGGGCGCCATCCCCTTTCCCCTGAAGCCCCTGGGGCTCGGTGGCGCCTTCGTGGTCGGGGGCGGCTACAAGTATCTCCAGCTCGGCGAAGGCAACTGCTTCCTGCGCACGCCGCCCGGGTGCGGGCTGCGCCCGGTCGTGACCGGATGGTTCAGCGAATTCGCCGAACTGGCCGAGGCCCGGGTGCCGGGTGGGATCCGGTACGGCAAGGGCCCGGCCCGCTTCGCCGGATCCACCTTCGACCCGACTTCGGCCTACCGGGGCGCTGCCGTGATGGAGTTCTTCCGCGACCAGGGACTCACGCCCGCATTCCTGCGTGAGGTCTCGCAGCACCAGGTGGGGCTGCTCATCCGCACCTTCGATGGACTGGACCTGGACCCCGGCGTGGTGCGCCTGGAAGAGGGCGTGCGCCTGGAGGAGCGCGGCGGCTTCCTGACCCTCATCGCGCCCGACGCCGGGCGGTTGTGCGCGGGCCTGAAGGAACGCGGCGTGCTCACCGATTGCCGCGGCACGACACTGCGTTTCGGCCCGGCGCCCTACCTCTCAGACGACCAGGTTGCGGCGGCGATGCTGGCGCTGGCAGAGGTGGCGCGGCCCTGAACTGCGCCCCCCGGGTTGTGCCGCCGAGATTGTGCCCGGCCCAGATGATGCCCCGGGCCGGACATGAGCACCAACGCCAGATCCTTCGCCCCACCTCACTGCCCCAACCCCAACTGCCATTTCCACAGTGGGTTGCACAAACGCTGGCGCTTCAAGCGCATTGGCTACCACTGGAGTCACTGTCAGAGAAAGCGTATCCCCAGGTTCCTCTGCCTGTGCTGCCGCCGCTCGTTCAGCACCCAGACGTTCGCCACTTCCTACTGGCAAAAGAGACCTGACGTCCTGGGCCAACTCGTCATGAAAACCGTCGGCTGCATGGCCAATCGCCAGATCGCCCGCGAACTGCGGGGTGCACCCTCCACCATCGACCGCCAGCTGGCGCGGCTCGGCCGGCACTGTCTGCTGTACCACACGCAGCAGATGCAGAGCGCAAAGCCGGCTTCCATCGTCGCCATCGACGGCTTCGTGTCGTTCGAGCACCCCCAGTTCTGGCGTTCCACCACCATCCGGCCATCGAGCCCGGATCCGATCTCATCGTCTACTTCACCGATAGCGAGGTGCGCCGTTCCGGCCCATGACCGACGCCCAGAGCGCAGCGCGAGCGCCTGAGCAGCAATACGGGCGGCCTGATCCCAAGGCGGTGTTGAAGGATGTGACGCACCTGCTAGAGGTTGTCGCCGGTGGGCAGAAGCACTTGACGGTGCTGAGCGACGAGCACCAGGCGTATCCCAGGGCGATACGGCAGTTGCCGTGCGAAGTGACGCACCTGGTGACGTCGAGCAAGGAGCGGCGAGATGCGCGCAATCGGCTCTTCCCGGTGAACCTTGCGGACATGCTCTTGCGGCACAGCAGTGCAAATCACAAGCGGGAAACGATCGCGTGGTCGAAGCGGCGACAGGCGAGCGCCGAGCGGCTCGCGGTGTTCCTGGTGTGGCGCAACTACATGAAGGGTCGGAAGGAGAAGGTGCGGGGCAGTCCGACGCCGGCCCAGGTGCGAGGGATGCGGATGGATCGGCTGGAGATTGCGGAATTGCTTGAGAGTCGGTTGTTCGCGAGTCGGATCACTCTGCCGGGGCGGTGGCTGGAGTACTACGGGCGGCGGGTGCGGACACGGGTGTTGGAGAGGCAGAGGGTGCATGAGCTGAAATACGCGTTCTAGAGTCCGGAAAGAGAACCGGCCGCGCCATTGCCTGACGCGGCCGGACACAATTTCAGCGACACAACTCACTCCCCCAACAGGTGCTTGCGCCAGAACAGGACCTGGGCGGCGCCGAAATAGTCTGCATTCGGCTTCTTGGCGAATCCGTGGCCCTCGTCCTTGAACATCAGGTACCACACCTCGCCCCCGTTGCCGCGTACGGCCTTCACGATCTGCTCGGCCTCCGTGTACGGCACGCGCGGGTCGTTGTAGCCCTGCGCCACGAACAGCGGCCGGGTAATGCTCCTGGCGTTGTTCAGCGGCGCGATCTCCTCGTGGAACGCACGCATGGCCGGGTCGCGCTCGTCACCGTACTCGACGCGGCGCAGGTCGCGCCGGTAGTCCTCGGTGTTGGTCAGGAAGGTCGTGAAGTTCGAGATGCCCACCACATCGATGCCGGCGCGGATGCGCTCGTTGTAGTCGACCATGCTCGCCAGCACCATGTAGCCGCCGTAGCTGCCGCCGGTCACCCCGACCCGGCCGGCGTCCAGGCCGGGCTGCTTCGCGATCCAGTCGAGCAGCGCCCCGATGTCCTTCACCGAATCCTTGCGCAGGAAGCCGTTGTCCAGCTTCAGGTACGACTTGCCGTAGCCCGACGAGCCGCGCACGTTCGGCACGAGCACGGCGACCTTCAACTCGCGCAGCAGGTACTGGATCGACGGGTTGAATGTCGGCTGCGCCTGCGATTCGGGGCCGCCGTGGATGTTGATCAGCACCGGCGCCTTTTCCCCCGGCTTCAGGCCGGCGGGATGGTAGTAGAAGGCGGGAATGCTGCGGCCGTCAAAGCTCTCGAAGCGGACCAGGGTGGGCTCGATGAAGGTGGACGTGTCCAGCCCGCCGACCTCGCTCTGCGTCCAGCGCACCAGGCTGCCCGACTCCAGGTCGATCACGTATACGTCCGAGGGCGAGGTCGCGACATTGATGCTCAGCGCCAGCCGCTTGCCGTCGGGCGAGAACTCCAGCCCGCCGACCACGCCGACGGGCAACTGCGGCAGGGCCAGCGGTCGGTAGGCGTCGGTGTCCACGACGCGCAGGACCGAGCGTCCATCCTCGTTCGTGACGAACGCCAACAAATTGCCGTCGTGACTCTGCGTGAAACCCGAAACGTCCCAGGGAATGTCCTTCGTGATGACCGAGCCGCGGCCCGTGGCCGGGTCGTGGTGACGCAGGTGCAGGAATTCGGCGTTCTCGTCGGAAACAAAGAACACGCCCTTCCCGTTGCGGGCGAATTGGAAATCCCCGAACGCAGCCTGGCCCCCGTCCACAGGGAACATGGTCAGTTTGCCGGA contains these protein-coding regions:
- a CDS encoding aminotransferase class V-fold PLP-dependent enzyme codes for the protein MTRSLAELRCSPNALAPHYTSFNVAGRLLLTGHSHQAWPDAGFAAQQEAWLDAARYVDDKWEHAFDRVQRVQRGYAALLADDDGDITLAANTHELVVRFLSALPLRERPRLVTTDAEFHTIRRQLDRLGEERLVEVVKVPGYPAAAAAESLASQVDDRTAAVLVSAVFFERGVIVPGLGRLAAACAHHGAALLVDAYHALGAIPFPLKPLGLGGAFVVGGGYKYLQLGEGNCFLRTPPGCGLRPVVTGWFSEFAELAEARVPGGIRYGKGPARFAGSTFDPTSAYRGAAVMEFFRDQGLTPAFLREVSQHQVGLLIRTFDGLDLDPGVVRLEEGVRLEERGGFLTLIAPDAGRLCAGLKERGVLTDCRGTTLRFGPAPYLSDDQVAAAMLALAEVARP
- a CDS encoding S9 family peptidase; this encodes MRKFVFVLLLTTAVIPAHADTGPLRQEVGNRISENLPAIPDELVESLRQYQNTRGATFQGWLRDGSLLISTRFGDTAQVHRVSRPLGMREQLTFYREPVRGMEVRPGDAGEGFVFSKDTGGDEFFQLHYYDLGSRQSRRLTDGSSRNEGALWSEDGRQLAYSSTQRNGEDTDIWVQALDGEPRLVVQEGGAWNALDFSPDGRNLLVMRFVSIEDARPGEVDLESGKLTMFPVDGGQAAFGDFQFARNGKGVFFVSDENAEFLHLRHHDPATGRGSVITKDIPWDVSGFTQSHDGNLLAFVTNEDGRSVLRVVDTDAYRPLALPQLPVGVVGGLEFSPDGKRLALSINVATSPSDVYVIDLESGSLVRWTQSEVGGLDTSTFIEPTLVRFESFDGRSIPAFYYHPAGLKPGEKAPVLINIHGGPESQAQPTFNPSIQYLLRELKVAVLVPNVRGSSGYGKSYLKLDNGFLRKDSVKDIGALLDWIAKQPGLDAGRVGVTGGSYGGYMVLASMVDYNERIRAGIDVVGISNFTTFLTNTEDYRRDLRRVEYGDERDPAMRAFHEEIAPLNNARSITRPLFVAQGYNDPRVPYTEAEQIVKAVRGNGGEVWYLMFKDEGHGFAKKPNADYFGAAQVLFWRKHLLGE